The proteins below come from a single Rhodohalobacter sp. SW132 genomic window:
- a CDS encoding ankyrin repeat domain-containing protein, with amino-acid sequence MKTLTVTIISALFAMFAVVDTAQAENSGTNEVVVAENIIEAVNKIDIISLNVLLAEGAAIDTVDDAGNTPLMLAAKIGNPRMIDIILAHEPEVNKRNESGVTALMIASETGILSIVQDLKNAGADPEMRNSAGYSAAQIAQRNGHGSIAEFLKVSNSVSFSR; translated from the coding sequence ATGAAAACGCTAACCGTAACAATAATCTCAGCCCTGTTTGCTATGTTTGCTGTTGTAGATACAGCACAAGCAGAAAACAGTGGAACAAACGAAGTTGTTGTTGCAGAAAATATCATCGAAGCAGTAAATAAAATCGACATTATCAGCCTGAATGTACTTCTCGCTGAAGGTGCCGCTATCGACACCGTTGACGATGCAGGAAATACACCACTGATGCTTGCAGCTAAGATCGGAAACCCAAGAATGATTGACATTATTCTGGCACACGAACCTGAAGTAAATAAGCGCAACGAAAGTGGCGTCACCGCACTGATGATTGCATCAGAAACCGGAATTCTCTCTATCGTCCAGGACCTGAAAAACGCAGGTGCTGATCCCGAAATGAGAAACAGTGCCGGGTACAGCGCAGCACAAATTGCTCAGCGAAACGGACACGGTTCAATAGCCGAATTCCTGAAAGTGAGTAACAGTGTATCATTCAGCAGATAA
- a CDS encoding zinc-dependent metalloprotease, producing MKLKLLLLPLLFLLTTISSLAQSDIDSFTNEMDAYEGYFNFWWDDEAGKIWLEIDKLDEEVLYVNSLAAGMGSNDIGLDRSQLGDSRIVTFQKIGPRVLMVQPNYDFRASSDNELEQKSVEEAFAQSVLWGFDVEHTDGDRVLVDATDFLLRDAHDVTGRLQSQNQGNYSLDGSRSAIYLPGTFNFPKNSEFETILTFTGSNPGGQVRSVTPTPETITVRQHHSFVELPDDNYTPRKFDPRAGFFGISYQDYSAPIGDEFTKRYIARHRLEKKDPDAEMSEAVEPIVFYLDNGTPEPIRTALLDGARWWAEAFEAIGYEDAYRVEILPDDAHPLDIRYNVINWVHRSTRGWSYGSSVIDPRTGEIIKGNVLLGSLRVRQDYMIAEGLLSPYENGEEPDPEMLDMALDRIRQLSAHEIGHTLGIAHNFAASVDDLASVMDYPHPMATIREDGTLSLENAYDIGIGEWDKRAVAYGYQDFPDGRDEEQELNNIIEETLDMGLMYISDEAARPQGGAHPYAHLWEYGSDPIAQLDHILEIREIALRNFGENTIREGRMMSDLENVLVPIYLYHRYQTEATVKLLGGVDYSYSVRGDQQPGPVTVDGEIQTNALQVLLKTLDPEVLALPEHISDLIPPRPARIPQTREHFRGYTNPILDPVAMAEVAANHSASLIFNENRAARLAHQHARNSSYPGLSEIIDTVLDATLFADNQTGYEGSIQRAINVAVLRNLLQLAGNTDAAPDVRAITSLYTEELATDLLRKRADTDTRAWEAHYKYLADMVESFVFDPDTFELPEAPYTPPGAPIGSGGFHLPVSCTF from the coding sequence ATGAAATTAAAATTACTGCTGCTGCCCCTCCTGTTCTTACTCACAACTATCTCTTCACTTGCTCAATCGGACATCGATTCATTTACGAATGAAATGGATGCTTACGAAGGGTATTTTAATTTTTGGTGGGATGATGAAGCCGGAAAAATCTGGCTGGAGATCGATAAGCTTGATGAAGAAGTACTCTACGTAAATTCTCTTGCTGCCGGGATGGGTTCGAACGATATTGGACTGGATCGGAGTCAGCTTGGCGATTCGCGAATCGTTACATTCCAAAAAATTGGCCCTCGCGTGCTGATGGTTCAGCCCAATTACGATTTTCGCGCCAGTTCAGATAACGAGCTGGAACAAAAATCCGTGGAAGAAGCTTTTGCACAGTCTGTGTTGTGGGGTTTTGATGTTGAACATACAGACGGTGACCGGGTTTTAGTGGATGCAACGGATTTTCTGCTTCGGGATGCGCATGATGTCACCGGCCGGCTGCAAAGCCAAAATCAGGGTAATTACTCCCTTGACGGAAGCCGCTCGGCCATCTATCTGCCCGGTACCTTCAATTTTCCAAAAAACAGCGAGTTCGAGACGATCCTCACATTTACCGGAAGCAACCCTGGCGGCCAGGTCCGGTCCGTTACGCCTACACCGGAAACCATCACGGTACGGCAGCACCATTCATTTGTTGAGTTGCCGGATGATAACTACACCCCGCGAAAATTTGACCCGCGTGCCGGATTCTTTGGCATTTCGTACCAGGATTACAGCGCACCTATCGGCGATGAATTCACAAAACGCTACATCGCCCGTCACCGGCTTGAAAAGAAAGACCCGGATGCAGAAATGAGCGAAGCGGTTGAACCAATTGTTTTTTACCTCGATAATGGTACTCCCGAACCGATCCGTACAGCGCTGCTTGATGGAGCCCGCTGGTGGGCCGAAGCATTTGAAGCGATCGGCTATGAAGATGCCTATCGCGTAGAAATTTTACCTGATGATGCCCATCCGCTCGACATTCGCTACAACGTCATTAACTGGGTACACCGCTCAACGCGAGGCTGGTCTTACGGCTCATCTGTGATCGATCCGCGCACCGGAGAAATCATCAAAGGAAATGTGCTGCTGGGATCACTGCGGGTCAGGCAGGATTACATGATCGCCGAAGGGCTGCTTTCACCGTACGAAAACGGGGAAGAACCTGATCCCGAAATGCTTGATATGGCGCTCGACCGAATTCGCCAGCTTTCCGCCCATGAGATTGGCCACACTCTCGGAATTGCACACAACTTTGCCGCAAGTGTTGACGATCTCGCCTCCGTTATGGATTATCCGCACCCGATGGCCACCATCCGCGAAGATGGCACCCTCAGCCTGGAAAATGCGTATGATATCGGTATCGGGGAGTGGGATAAACGCGCTGTGGCCTACGGATACCAGGATTTCCCCGACGGAAGGGATGAAGAGCAGGAACTGAACAATATTATCGAAGAGACGCTCGATATGGGACTGATGTATATTTCGGATGAAGCGGCACGTCCGCAAGGCGGAGCACATCCATATGCTCACCTGTGGGAGTACGGCAGCGATCCTATTGCACAGCTCGATCACATTCTTGAAATCCGGGAAATTGCGCTCCGAAATTTTGGTGAAAATACAATCCGTGAGGGGCGAATGATGTCTGATCTCGAAAACGTACTGGTACCCATCTATCTCTATCACCGGTATCAAACCGAAGCGACTGTTAAACTGCTTGGCGGAGTGGATTACAGCTATTCTGTGCGCGGTGATCAGCAACCCGGTCCGGTTACTGTCGATGGAGAGATTCAGACGAATGCTCTTCAGGTACTATTGAAAACTTTAGATCCAGAGGTCCTGGCACTCCCCGAACATATTTCCGATTTGATTCCGCCGCGACCCGCCCGGATTCCGCAAACACGTGAACATTTCCGGGGTTACACAAATCCTATTCTTGATCCCGTTGCCATGGCGGAGGTTGCAGCAAATCACTCCGCTTCGCTGATTTTCAATGAAAACAGAGCCGCGCGGCTGGCTCATCAGCATGCCCGAAACAGTTCCTATCCCGGCCTCAGCGAAATCATCGACACTGTGCTGGACGCCACCCTTTTTGCCGACAATCAAACCGGGTATGAAGGATCTATCCAGCGGGCAATTAATGTGGCCGTACTGAGAAATCTTCTTCAGCTTGCCGGAAATACCGATGCCGCACCCGATGTACGGGCCATCACATCGCTTTATACCGAAGAACTGGCAACCGATCTGCTTCGAAAACGAGCCGATACTGACACCCGGGCCTGGGAAGCACACTACAAATACCTTGCGGATATGGTTGAGTCGTTTGTGTTTGACCCTGATACATTCGAACTGCCAGAAGCACCTTACACTCCGCCGGGAGCGCCAATCGGCAGCGGGGGATTCCACCTGCCCGTTTCGTGCACTTTTTGA
- a CDS encoding 1-acyl-sn-glycerol-3-phosphate acyltransferase, with the protein MAFTFKKNERNISGITFPFMRKTIIPVSRFLFSPVVTNPENMPQTGPCFIYGNHSNYFDPFFLNLDMTAEPTAGVMTRDQFHKTIPRIFMDSIGIVPTSKYVPEPGIVRDVIRMIDNRRMIVIFPEGGRRWDGKPKPVIETTLKLFWKMKIPVHPVQIHGSYLSWPRWADYLRKSTIEIRWMKPMLPSDFDDYETFAASCKEKIAFDEYSPPDTVRIHSAYKPASGISRFLYRCPESGVSGSIFSPDGRSVYSRTSNLSFTMDTESRLIDPQGISHSLPEIFAKIGRMPIGAARDSVILQDWGSNLFKIDKSHQLKHIGRGYTELKENHIFISTGSDRFTIPLEDVQYLSVEQNHKITVTSSRHIFQVEFNDTSALQWKNYILRLKEGEQTVRETF; encoded by the coding sequence ATGGCTTTTACATTTAAGAAAAATGAGCGAAACATATCGGGTATCACGTTTCCGTTTATGCGGAAAACCATTATCCCGGTTTCGCGTTTTCTTTTTTCACCTGTTGTTACCAACCCGGAAAACATGCCGCAAACCGGGCCCTGTTTTATTTATGGAAATCACAGCAACTACTTCGACCCTTTTTTCCTGAACCTGGATATGACAGCCGAACCGACCGCCGGTGTCATGACCCGCGATCAGTTTCACAAAACGATCCCAAGAATTTTCATGGACAGCATCGGGATTGTTCCCACAAGTAAATACGTACCGGAGCCGGGAATTGTGCGGGATGTAATCCGGATGATCGATAATCGTCGCATGATTGTCATTTTCCCGGAAGGCGGCCGGCGGTGGGATGGAAAACCAAAGCCGGTGATCGAAACCACTCTAAAACTTTTCTGGAAGATGAAAATCCCGGTGCACCCGGTGCAGATTCACGGATCATATCTCTCCTGGCCGCGCTGGGCGGACTACCTGAGAAAAAGCACCATCGAAATTCGCTGGATGAAACCGATGCTCCCCTCAGATTTTGATGACTACGAAACGTTTGCTGCATCCTGTAAAGAAAAAATCGCCTTTGATGAATATTCACCGCCTGATACAGTCCGTATTCACTCCGCTTACAAACCTGCATCGGGTATCAGCCGGTTTCTCTATCGATGCCCCGAAAGCGGCGTTTCCGGCTCGATTTTTTCACCCGACGGCAGATCAGTTTACAGCCGAACATCAAATCTCTCTTTTACGATGGATACGGAATCACGGCTGATCGACCCCCAAGGCATTTCTCATTCGCTTCCCGAAATATTTGCAAAAATTGGCAGGATGCCGATCGGGGCCGCCCGGGATTCTGTGATTCTGCAGGATTGGGGTTCCAACCTATTTAAAATCGACAAATCACATCAGCTCAAACACATCGGACGCGGATACACAGAACTGAAAGAAAACCATATTTTCATCTCCACCGGATCAGACCGATTTACCATTCCGCTGGAAGATGTTCAGTATCTATCCGTTGAACAGAATCATAAAATTACCGTTACATCCAGCCGGCATATTTTCCAGGTGGAGTTCAATGATACAAGCGCTTTACAGTGGAAAAACTATATCCTTCGGCTTAAAGAGGGTGAACAGACCGTGAGGGAGACTTTTTGA
- a CDS encoding plastocyanin/azurin family copper-binding protein: MKNVILSSLLLSMVFLLVACGGEDTTEQAQETAAADDGVRTIEVIGTDDMRFVVAEAQDGLVTGGAAGQYIQLESIEASPGEEIRITLRTVSNLPASAMSHNLAVLTLDADTEAFARASLQARDNDYIAPEYEDWVIATTAMLGDGESDTITFTVPDETGEYDYICTFPGHFSGGMVGTLIVN; this comes from the coding sequence ATGAAAAACGTAATATTAAGTTCACTACTACTTTCTATGGTGTTTTTACTTGTCGCTTGCGGCGGTGAAGATACTACGGAACAAGCACAGGAGACCGCCGCTGCAGATGATGGAGTACGCACCATTGAAGTTATTGGTACTGATGATATGAGATTTGTTGTTGCTGAAGCCCAGGATGGCCTGGTAACTGGTGGCGCTGCAGGACAGTACATTCAACTTGAATCAATCGAAGCTTCACCCGGGGAAGAAATCAGAATTACTCTTCGAACGGTAAGTAATCTGCCTGCGTCAGCAATGTCGCACAACCTTGCAGTTCTAACACTGGATGCGGATACAGAAGCTTTTGCCAGGGCATCACTCCAAGCCAGAGATAACGATTATATCGCACCGGAATATGAGGACTGGGTAATTGCAACAACCGCAATGCTTGGTGATGGCGAATCAGATACCATTACATTTACCGTGCCGGATGAAACCGGTGAGTACGACTACATCTGTACATTCCCTGGCCACTTTAGCGGCGGAATGGTTGGTACGCTCATTGTGAACTAA
- a CDS encoding SCO family protein, whose translation MSFDADRKLKKRVQLALFLVPVVLISACDRLSVQKSMAGSEYTMFDQYGEKISFPDSYQGKVMLVGYVYTHCPDICPLITYNMRDIQDEFKGREELMMVSISFDPERDSPEILYDYANNYRLDQSNWRLLTGDRKVIDQALNDLEIRTLKTPTRFTDDGRPQYFIDHTDKVTLIDRSGNIRNTYPGSEMNTEEIVDDIHTLLMEN comes from the coding sequence ATGAGTTTTGATGCAGATCGAAAATTAAAAAAACGGGTACAGCTGGCACTATTTCTCGTGCCGGTTGTACTGATTTCAGCCTGTGACCGGCTATCGGTTCAAAAGTCGATGGCCGGTTCTGAGTATACTATGTTTGATCAATATGGCGAGAAGATCAGCTTTCCCGATTCATATCAGGGCAAAGTAATGCTCGTGGGTTATGTGTATACGCACTGCCCGGATATTTGTCCTTTGATCACGTATAATATGCGTGATATTCAGGATGAATTTAAAGGCCGGGAAGAGCTGATGATGGTGAGCATTTCGTTTGATCCGGAACGTGATTCACCTGAAATTCTGTACGATTACGCAAATAATTACAGGCTCGATCAATCCAACTGGCGACTTCTAACGGGAGACCGAAAAGTGATCGACCAGGCATTGAATGATCTCGAAATCAGAACGCTGAAAACTCCAACACGATTCACCGATGACGGACGCCCGCAATATTTTATTGATCACACCGATAAAGTGACATTAATCGACAGGAGCGGGAATATTCGGAATACATACCCGGGGAGTGAAATGAACACCGAAGAAATTGTTGACGATATTCACACGCTGTTAATGGAAAATTGA
- a CDS encoding cbb3-type cytochrome c oxidase subunit I, with translation MITNDYSFRFTKSSKYLNAVLLIIPMVLLFIGVYGGLMQTLFRAGIVQSDPFVGGDYYKGLTFHGVLNAIVFTTFFAVALGNALVPYSLRKPLNSKIAWLSGILMLVGSVLAAVFILMGEATVLYTFYPPLKAHPMFYVGLTLLVVGSWVAAYNWVPMYLEWRRENKGKKTPLAVVGMFTTFIIWFIASLAVAVEILFMLLPWSLGLVDEINVMLARTLFWFFGHPLVYFWLLPAYVMYYVFMPKIAGGKLYSDMAGRLVFMMFILFSIPVGTHHQYMDPAIGSQWKLLHGIFTFAVALPSLITAFTIAASLEHAGRRKGATGLFNWMGKLPYFDKNKWLFAYLITGLFIFVFGGIGGIINASYQMNTVIHNTAWVPGHFHLTVAGPVLLAFLGGSLYLIGQFMNKKIRLKGTAMIMPYIYTIGLFIMSYGLKVGGLKGMPRRTNTGASYANPDSLLYQPDWMLYIDLTVIGGVIMFIGIVMFIASFFTTVFSKSEPGTVSEDGSVEVTFPISESLHDEEAKWLRNFKPYIIIAIILIVLSYAPVIYDVLQATYGGSLPYSPDSPVPLR, from the coding sequence ATGATTACAAACGACTACTCTTTTCGGTTTACAAAGTCATCAAAATATCTGAATGCAGTCTTGCTCATCATTCCGATGGTTCTGCTGTTTATCGGGGTTTATGGCGGCTTAATGCAAACCCTGTTTCGCGCAGGTATTGTTCAGAGCGATCCGTTCGTGGGCGGAGATTACTACAAAGGGCTCACATTCCACGGGGTACTTAACGCAATTGTATTTACTACATTTTTTGCCGTAGCACTGGGAAATGCTCTCGTGCCGTATTCACTCAGAAAACCATTAAATAGTAAAATAGCCTGGTTATCGGGTATTTTAATGCTCGTTGGATCGGTTCTTGCCGCTGTCTTTATTTTGATGGGTGAGGCAACGGTACTTTACACCTTTTATCCGCCACTGAAAGCTCACCCGATGTTTTATGTGGGGCTGACGCTGCTTGTGGTTGGTTCGTGGGTTGCCGCCTATAACTGGGTGCCGATGTATCTTGAATGGCGCCGCGAAAACAAAGGTAAGAAAACGCCGCTGGCGGTTGTTGGAATGTTTACCACGTTTATTATCTGGTTCATTGCTTCACTCGCCGTTGCCGTTGAAATTCTGTTTATGCTTCTGCCGTGGTCACTCGGACTCGTAGATGAAATAAACGTGATGCTGGCCCGGACGCTGTTCTGGTTTTTCGGCCATCCACTGGTATATTTCTGGCTGTTACCGGCTTATGTGATGTACTACGTGTTTATGCCGAAAATTGCCGGGGGTAAACTCTATTCTGATATGGCAGGCCGTCTGGTTTTTATGATGTTCATTTTGTTTTCCATTCCGGTGGGTACGCATCACCAGTACATGGATCCGGCTATCGGCTCTCAATGGAAACTTCTGCACGGTATCTTTACATTTGCAGTGGCCCTTCCAAGTTTGATCACAGCATTTACAATCGCAGCCTCACTTGAACATGCCGGGCGCCGAAAAGGAGCGACAGGACTCTTCAACTGGATGGGTAAACTACCCTATTTCGATAAAAACAAATGGCTGTTCGCCTACCTGATTACGGGTCTTTTCATTTTTGTATTTGGTGGTATCGGCGGGATTATCAACGCTTCTTACCAGATGAATACCGTAATTCACAATACGGCGTGGGTACCGGGTCATTTCCACTTAACGGTTGCCGGACCGGTGCTGCTGGCATTTCTCGGGGGAAGTTTATACCTGATCGGTCAGTTCATGAATAAGAAAATCCGGCTGAAAGGCACGGCGATGATCATGCCGTACATTTATACAATTGGTCTGTTCATTATGTCGTACGGTTTGAAAGTTGGCGGATTGAAGGGCATGCCGCGACGAACAAACACCGGCGCTTCCTATGCAAATCCTGATAGTTTGCTGTATCAGCCCGATTGGATGTTGTACATCGATCTGACCGTTATCGGCGGAGTGATTATGTTCATCGGAATTGTGATGTTCATCGCATCCTTCTTCACAACGGTGTTTTCGAAGAGTGAACCCGGCACGGTTTCAGAAGATGGCAGTGTGGAAGTGACTTTCCCGATATCAGAGTCGCTGCATGATGAAGAGGCAAAATGGCTCAGAAACTTTAAGCCATACATCATCATTGCAATTATTTTGATTGTACTGTCTTACGCGCCGGTAATTTATGATGTGCTGCAGGCAACTTATGGCGGTTCACTTCCATATTCACCAGATAGTCCGGTTCCACTCAGATAA
- a CDS encoding cytochrome c oxidase subunit II: MDKSEKLALTLSALLLGVFFASIIYASTAKDIDVPTCITDFDPFLRDTLFQTGPDTYELQMVARMWAFAPSTIRLPKGSTVDLYVTSQDIIHGFKVERKNLNLMAVPGAINYMRVTFDEAGEYLFACHEFCGAAHHTMAGRFIIEEGIDEPETED, encoded by the coding sequence ATGGATAAATCAGAAAAGCTTGCCCTGACCCTGAGTGCTCTCCTGCTGGGAGTGTTTTTTGCGTCAATCATCTATGCATCTACAGCAAAAGATATCGACGTGCCAACCTGTATCACCGATTTTGATCCGTTTCTGCGCGATACGCTGTTTCAAACCGGGCCTGATACATACGAATTACAGATGGTTGCCCGGATGTGGGCATTTGCGCCTTCCACAATTCGCCTTCCGAAGGGTTCCACTGTCGACTTATACGTAACCTCACAGGATATCATCCATGGATTTAAGGTGGAACGCAAAAACCTGAACCTTATGGCGGTTCCGGGTGCAATCAATTATATGCGGGTAACCTTCGATGAAGCGGGCGAATATCTGTTTGCCTGTCACGAATTCTGCGGCGCTGCTCATCACACTATGGCCGGCAGATTTATTATCGAAGAAGGAATTGACGAACCTGAAACTGAGGATTAG
- a CDS encoding cytochrome c oxidase subunit 2A produces the protein MVNEDETTEEEFKPKGATAFFIVLMILFLVIYFAMYFEMLSRG, from the coding sequence ATGGTAAATGAGGATGAAACTACGGAGGAGGAGTTTAAACCGAAGGGAGCTACAGCATTTTTCATCGTGCTGATGATACTTTTTTTGGTGATCTACTTCGCCATGTATTTTGAAATGTTAAGCAGGGGGTAG
- a CDS encoding YajQ family cyclic di-GMP-binding protein produces the protein MPSFDIVNEINAQEIDNAVNNTLKEVSTRYDFRGLHTEVEFARKENRIDIVAAESMKLQAVRDMLIKHFIKRNLEPKVLEFGDTQGSSSGAVKVSAQIKEGIDRETAKKIVKEIKATKLKVQPAIQEDQVRVTGKKIDDLQEVIQVLKSKKFSVPLQFVNMK, from the coding sequence ATGCCTTCATTTGATATTGTAAACGAAATCAACGCACAGGAAATTGATAATGCAGTCAACAACACATTAAAAGAGGTATCTACTCGATATGATTTCAGGGGGCTGCATACGGAAGTGGAATTTGCACGAAAAGAGAACCGGATTGATATAGTGGCTGCTGAATCTATGAAACTTCAGGCCGTAAGAGATATGCTGATTAAGCATTTCATCAAACGAAACCTGGAGCCAAAAGTACTCGAATTTGGAGATACACAGGGAAGCAGCTCTGGTGCGGTTAAAGTGAGTGCTCAGATTAAAGAGGGGATCGACAGGGAGACTGCAAAGAAGATTGTGAAGGAGATTAAAGCAACTAAACTTAAAGTTCAGCCGGCCATACAGGAAGACCAGGTCCGTGTTACCGGTAAAAAAATTGATGACCTGCAGGAAGTTATCCAGGTTCTGAAATCAAAGAAATTTTCGGTCCCGCTGCAGTTTGTCAATATGAAATAA
- a CDS encoding murein hydrolase activator EnvC, translated as MILIFCLESEAQSNYEERRSTINTQQQTTRSQIEDLQQQIENYSERLGYASQRYDQMYRQYEELTRVIALQEEKLRQMRREQSQIQEEINLVQNELNELEAELTALIDEYKSTLTYIYKHGRTTELALLLTSSSINQLMVRSYYLRRFDQHRQEQAEEIEDAQREMEQAYNDLENARERNRESLVSIERETEELFEQEEQQKRNVELLQRDRDNLESQVQIRQNQLDELTETLNSLIAEEQRLEEAEAERLRRLEAASRIEDDDERRAAEARYSAPIGRVSPVTGDELAVFESEFENLRGRMPWPVDNGLITERFGERIHPVFGTRTNVPGVDIAASPRSNVRAVSDGFVFEIVPVSDFGDVVLIKHGSYYTAYGNLSNIYVRRNQVVNQNDVIGLSGDEDNIRGEVLLFMVREGNEFVNPENWLQEALQ; from the coding sequence TTGATTCTGATTTTCTGCCTGGAGAGCGAGGCACAGTCGAACTATGAAGAACGGCGATCCACCATAAACACGCAGCAGCAGACAACCCGCAGCCAGATTGAGGATCTGCAACAGCAGATTGAAAACTACAGCGAGAGACTGGGTTATGCCTCCCAGCGATACGATCAGATGTATCGCCAATACGAAGAGCTGACCCGTGTGATTGCGCTGCAGGAGGAAAAACTCCGGCAAATGAGGCGTGAGCAGTCACAAATCCAGGAGGAGATTAACCTGGTCCAGAATGAACTGAATGAACTTGAGGCCGAGCTAACTGCGCTGATTGATGAATACAAATCAACGCTAACGTATATCTATAAACATGGCCGCACTACTGAACTGGCTCTTCTTTTAACATCTTCATCCATTAACCAGCTGATGGTGCGATCGTACTATTTACGCAGGTTTGATCAGCACAGGCAGGAGCAGGCTGAAGAGATCGAAGATGCACAGCGGGAAATGGAGCAGGCCTACAACGATTTAGAAAATGCCAGGGAGCGAAACAGGGAGTCGCTCGTTTCCATCGAACGGGAAACGGAGGAACTGTTTGAACAGGAGGAGCAGCAGAAACGAAATGTGGAATTGCTCCAGCGCGACAGGGATAACCTGGAATCCCAGGTACAGATTCGCCAGAACCAGCTCGATGAACTGACAGAAACTCTGAATTCACTGATCGCCGAGGAGCAGCGTCTTGAGGAAGCTGAAGCGGAAAGGCTGCGAAGGCTGGAGGCAGCGTCCCGAATTGAAGATGATGACGAGCGCCGTGCCGCCGAAGCGCGCTATTCTGCACCTATCGGCAGGGTGAGTCCGGTTACCGGCGATGAATTGGCTGTTTTTGAGTCGGAATTTGAAAATTTAAGAGGCCGTATGCCCTGGCCTGTGGATAACGGATTGATTACTGAGCGGTTCGGTGAACGGATTCATCCTGTGTTTGGAACCCGTACGAACGTACCGGGTGTGGATATTGCCGCATCTCCACGTTCTAATGTCAGAGCCGTTAGTGATGGTTTCGTGTTTGAAATCGTACCGGTTTCGGATTTCGGCGATGTGGTACTCATAAAACACGGCTCTTATTACACCGCTTATGGAAATTTAAGCAACATTTATGTCCGCAGAAACCAGGTGGTTAACCAGAACGATGTAATCGGCCTTTCAGGTGATGAAGATAACATCCGGGGAGAAGTGCTGTTGTTTATGGTTCGGGAAGGCAACGAATTTGTAAACCCAGAAAACTGGTTGCAGGAAGCACTGCAGTAG
- a CDS encoding DUF4292 domain-containing protein codes for MKFLKPLVLLILSAIMIISCGTQQTVADFEGMEPAAITPDSLIRLIPDYSEELHTMTGHGRALVSEPGNSERVSVDFQSDRDRSLLTIRTSIGIEGGQILIDSDSLLIYNKVDNIAQKVSPEQSTLSSVGSIASLNMLDLFNFRITESEINQIFDSGSTLIVLLDNQAAIELEKSTGLIRRVDRSRSDPPVPYRTIEYEGYAEINGFQLPRKITIYSADGRSRATFLVQQLHVNGKLPPLVIDLPEGIPIQRP; via the coding sequence GTGAAATTTTTGAAGCCGCTTGTTTTACTAATACTCTCCGCCATAATGATTATCAGCTGCGGAACCCAGCAAACAGTGGCAGATTTTGAAGGAATGGAACCGGCAGCAATCACGCCGGATTCATTAATCCGGCTGATTCCGGATTACAGTGAGGAGCTCCATACCATGACCGGTCACGGGCGGGCCCTGGTAAGTGAACCGGGAAACAGCGAACGGGTTTCGGTAGATTTCCAATCAGACCGGGATCGAAGCCTGCTCACGATACGAACCAGTATTGGAATTGAGGGTGGACAAATTCTCATCGATTCCGATTCACTCTTGATCTATAACAAAGTGGATAATATTGCCCAAAAAGTTTCACCTGAGCAAAGTACACTCAGCAGTGTGGGTTCCATCGCTTCGCTGAATATGCTCGACTTGTTTAATTTTCGTATCACGGAAAGCGAAATTAATCAAATATTTGACAGCGGCAGCACGTTGATTGTTCTGCTGGATAACCAGGCAGCAATTGAACTTGAAAAATCAACCGGGTTGATTCGCCGCGTGGATCGTTCCAGGTCGGATCCCCCGGTGCCGTATCGCACGATCGAATACGAAGGATATGCCGAGATTAATGGCTTTCAATTGCCAAGAAAAATCACCATTTATAGTGCAGATGGCCGTTCCAGGGCTACCTTTCTGGTCCAGCAGCTCCATGTAAATGGTAAACTTCCACCACTTGTAATCGATTTACCCGAAGGAATTCCAATACAGAGACCATAA